One Festucalex cinctus isolate MCC-2025b chromosome 3, RoL_Fcin_1.0, whole genome shotgun sequence DNA window includes the following coding sequences:
- the LOC144016446 gene encoding creatine kinase U-type, mitochondrial-like, with protein sequence MASSFSRVLSSKRSIGILSVVGGSLTAGFLLHRQHVNAGAPGRRLYPASAEYPDLRKHNNCMASHLTPAIYAKLCDKATPSGYTLDQAIQTGVDNPGHPFIKTVGMVAGDEESYEVFADLLDPVIKERHNGYDPQIMKHPTDLDASKLQSGHFDERYVLSSRVRTGRSIRGLSLPPACSRAERREVERVVVDALAGLKGDLAGRYYSLTQMTDQEQQQLIDDHFLFDKPVSPLLTCAGMARDWPDARGIWHNNSKTFLIWVNEEDHTRVISMEKGGNMKRVFERFCSGLKEVEHLIQERGWEFMWNERLGYILTCPSNLGTGLRAGVHVKLPLLSKDPRFNKILDNLRLQKRGTGGVDTAAVGGTFDISNLDRLGQSEVQLVQTVVDGVNYLVECEKRLERGQDIKVPPPIKLFK encoded by the exons ATGGCCAGCAGCTTCTCCAGGGTCCTGTCCTCCAAACGAAGCATCGGGATCCTCTCGGTGGTCGGCGGCTCTCTGACGGCCGGTTTTTTACTGCACCGGCAGCACGTCAACGCTGGAGCGCCCGGGCGCAGGCTCTACCCCGCCAG CGCGGAGTACCCCGACCTGCGCAAACACAACAACTGCATGGCCAGCCACCTGACGCCGGCCATCTACGCCAAGCTGTGCGACAAGGCCACGCCCAGCGGCTACACGCTGGACCAGGCCATCCAGACGGGCGTGGACAACCCCGGGCACCCCTTCATCAAGACGGTCGGCATGGTGGCCGGAGACGAGGAGTCCTACGAG GTGTTTGCCGACCTGCTGGACCCCGTCATAAAAGAGAGACACAACGGTTACGATCCCCAAATCATGAAGCATCCCACCGATCTGGACGCCAGCAAG CTGCAGTCGGGCCACTTTGACGAGCGCTACGTGCTGTCGTCGCGTGTGCGGACGGGCCGCAGCATCCGGGGGCTGAGCCTGCCGCCCGCCTGCAGCCGTGCCGAGCGGCGGGAGGTGGAGCGCGTGGTGGTGGACGCCCTCGCCGGCCTCAAGGGCGACCTGGCCGGCAGGTACTACAGCCTGACGCAGATGACGGACCAGGAGCAGCAGCAACTCATCGAC gaccacttcctgtttgacaaGCCCGTGTCCCCGCTGCTGACGTGTGCGGGAATGGCGCGCGACTGGCCTGACGCCCGCGGGATTTG GCACAACAACAGCAAGACCTTCCTGATTTGGGTGAACGAGGAGGACCACACCAGGGTGATCTCCATGGAGAAGGGCGGCAACATGAAGCGAGTGTTCGAGAGGTTCTGCAGCGGCCTGAAGGAG GTGGAGCATCTGATCCAGGAGCGCGGCTGGGAGTTCATGTGGAACGAGCGGCTGGGCTACATCCTCACCTGCCCCTCCAACCTGGGCACGGGACTGCGGGCGGGCGTCCACGTCAAGCTGCCCCTGCTCAGCAAG GACCCCCGCTTCAATAAGATCCTGGACAACCTGCGTCTGCAGAAGAGGGGGACGGGCGGCGTGGACACGGCCGCCGTGGGCGGGACCTTTGACATCTCCAACTTGGACCGCCTGGGACAGTCCGAG GTGCAGTTGGTGCAGACGGTGGTGGACGGCGTCAACTACCTGGTGGAATGTGAGAAGAGGCTGGAGAGAGGCCAGGACATCAAGGTGCCCCCGCCCATTAAGCTGTTCAAGTAG